A section of the Triticum dicoccoides isolate Atlit2015 ecotype Zavitan chromosome 7A, WEW_v2.0, whole genome shotgun sequence genome encodes:
- the LOC119329098 gene encoding THO complex subunit 4D-like → MEAALNMSLDDMIKNRSGRGRGRGRGQRVGRGRGDGQRSGRGDGQRLGRGRGAGTFRGRGVPYQRPLGVNTRSSSYAIAKSFNKTKDFAWTHDRFEDSMVAAGLPGIETGTKLYVSNLHYGVTKEDLQELFSEMGHLKNCIVHYDNNRHPTGSAEVIFTRRSEAVQALKRYNNVRLDGKEMKIEMIGANLGLAAAPAPRVNVVSGARGRGQREVVMSHPNGFGRGATDSSSFLPGWKRNNGFAQRGGSVRGRGRGRGRSTFGRGRGRGVYVRKGLVKSADQLDKELDTYHSGAMNVD, encoded by the exons ATGGAGGCAGCTTTGAATATGTCACTTGATGATATGATTAAGAACAGAAGTGGGaggggaagaggaaggggaaggggaCAGAGGGTTGGTCGAGGCCGAGGTGATGGCCAAAGGTCAGGCAGAGGTGATGGCCAAAGGCTAGGCCGTGGACGCGGTGCTGGAACCTTCCGTGGAAGGGGAGTGCCTTACCAAAGGCCACTTGGTGTCAATACTCGCTCGTCATCGTATGCTATTGCCAAG TCAttcaacaaaacaaaggattttgcATGGACACATGATCGGTTTGAGGATAGCATGGTGGCTGCTGGACTTCCTGGGATAGAAACTGGTACCAAGCTGTATGTTTCAAACTTGCACTACGGAGTGACAAAGGAAGATTTACAG GAACTTTTCTCTGAAATGGGTCATTTGAAGAACTGCATTGTTCATTATGACAATAATAGACACCCAACT GGTTCAGCTGAGGTGATATTCACTAGGAGGAGTGAAGCTGTTCAAGCATTGAAACGATATAATAATGTACGCCTTGATGGGAAAGAAATGAAGATCGAAATGATTGGAGCAAATTTGGGTTTGGCTGCTGCTCCTGCACCTCGTGTTAATGTTGTTTCAGGCGCAAGAGGAAGAGGACAGAGAGAAGTTGTGAT GTCCCATCCAAATGGGTTTGGTCGAGGTGCAACTGACTCGTCTAGTTTCCTTCCTGG GTGGAAGCGCAACAACGGCTTTGCTCAAAGAGGAGGATCGGTCCGTGGGCGTGGGCGTGGCCGTGGCCGTAGCACCTTTGGTCGAGGTCGTGGACGTGGCGTCTATGTACGGAAGGGGTTGGTGAAATCGGCTGACCAATTGGACAAGGAGCTGGACACCTATCATTCTGGAGCAATGAATGTTGACTAA
- the LOC119329246 gene encoding condensin complex subunit 3-like: MSPAAAVAGADETRRLAGEAARVLDECRASLAVHPRKLRELAALRASSASGGRFLPAFCDALTPLFEVLRRSPASDRVARFAAAFASSSAPAGADGTGFLEGFLRFLLVASAAAHRPARFRSCQIISEIIMQLPDDAEVSDEIWDEVIDAMKIRVQDKIPAIRVFAVRALSRFAIDEEDGGIIDIFLETLEKEQNAEVRKTIILSLPPSSATLESIIESTIDTSESVRRAAYSVLSTKFPLQSLSIKQRTTLLHRGLSDRSTSVKSECLRMLKEEWLVKHCGGDVIALLRFLDVETYELVGESVMGVLLKDGSVRVQDGQTIRQYFTANTEDAEQVSSIKLMEAEVALYWKVMCMHLQAEAQVKGSEAATTTGTEAAVYASEASDKNDLLDGVLPSTVAEFVDLVKAHLSAGPNYHFASRQLLLLGGMLDFSDSMNRKVASSFLYELLNRPLEHEVDEDGNQIAIGDGVSLGGDLQWAKAVLELAKKVHASIGEFEMVIATVVEELARPCRERTADFMQWMHCLAVTGLLLENTSTLRSLEGTAIRPSEVLQSLLLPAAKQKHVDIQRAALRCLCLFGLLENKPSTELVKQLRLSFINGPDLVSAMASKALIDLVSWHGPQELDQAIGTEPSDANYEKTQFAPVDISDLNDDDLNVGVLSILFSGFHKDDWEFSPEGDNHDNVLTILGEGFAKILLLSENYPSISADLHPVILAQLVRLYFLEESKELGRLKQCLSVFFLHYPSLSEKHKRCVSSAFVPLMRAMWPGIHGNAGGSGPVVSKKRKQAVQAARFMVQMVQSPLFSTETAEQACMSPESLSSSPGPFVNYDISEEGLAIRIAVEVGNSQDKKSAPVKAYALALCKVAVLLRFRQSEQKAIKCMRGLVNTLAASAASDKDLMKELAQMASRLKSLDESPEEELPQDQADAIFEQLGLAGGVKLDAANTVVPPTPAPPRSVRAPPARRRARRAASSSDDSEAEAEAESLDVTSVSQVSATPSVATARAQRASKTAALSKFKSSVKPSLEAASDSEQDEMSGLTTDEDPSDDSDDPDEESS; the protein is encoded by the exons ATGTCGCCCGCCGCGGCCGTCGCCGGCGCCGACGAGACGAGGCGCCTCGCGGGCGAGGCGGCGCGCGTGCTCGACGAGTGCCGCGCCTCCCTCGCCGTGCACCCGCGCAAGCTCCGGGAGCTCGCGGCGCTCCGCGCCTCCTCCGCGTCCGGCGGCCGCTTCCTCCCGGCCTTCTGCGACGCCCTCACCCCGCTCTTCGAGGTCCTCCGCCGCTCCCCCGCCTCCGACCGCGTCGCGCGCTTCGCGGCGGccttcgcctcctcctccgcccccgCGGGCGCGGACGGCACCGGGTTCCTCGAGGGTTTCCTccgcttcctcctcgtcgcctccgccgccgcccaccgACCCGCGCGCTTCCGCTCCTGCCAAATCATCTCTGAG ATTATAATGCAATtaccggatgatgccgaggtgagtGATGAGATTTGGGATGAAGTGATTGATGCCATGAAGATTCGGGTACAGGATAAGATCCCAGCAATTCGGGTTTTTGCTGTTCGTGCATTGTCTCGTTTTGCGATTGATGAAGAGGATGGTGGCATCATCGATATTTTTCTTGAGACCCTAGAAAAAGAACAAAACGCT GAGGTCCGAAAGACAATTATTTTGTCTCTTCCACCATCAAGTGCTACACTGGAGTCAATCATTGAATCAACGATTGATACCAGTGAATCAGTTCGGAGGGCAGCATATTCTGTGCTTTCAACTAAATTTCCCCTCCAAAGTCTTAG CATCAAGCAGAGGACAACTCTCCTTCACAGAGGCCTCTCAGATAGGTCTACATCTGTGAAAAGTGAATGCTTGAGGATGCTGAAGGAGGAGTGGCTTGTAAAGCATTGTGGTGGAGATGTCATTGCCCTTCTCAGGTTTCTTGATGTCGAGACTTATGAGTTAGTTGGAGAATCCGTGATGGGGGTGCTTCTGAAGGATGGTTCTGTGCGAGTTCAAGATGGGCAAACTATCAGGCAGTACTTCACTGCAAATACCGAGGATGCTG AGCAAGTTTCCAGTATCAAGCTCATGGAAGCTGAGGTTGCTCTTTACTGGAAAGTCATGTGCATGCACTTGCAGGCTGAAGCTCAG GTCAAAGGCTCAGAGGCTGCAACAACTACAGGGACAGAGGCAGCAGTATATGCTTCTGAGGCGTCGGATAAAAATGATCTTCTTGATGGTGTCCTTCCTAGCACAGTTGCTGAGTTTGTTGATTTGGTAAAAGCGCACCTTTCAGCTG GACCAAATTATCACTTCGCGTCGCGGCAACTATTATTGCTTGGTGGAATGCTTGACTTTTCCGATAGTATGAACAGGAAAGTTGCAAGTTCATTTCTGTATGAGCTTCTGAATAGACCACTTGAACATGAAGTCGATGAAGATGGAAACCAGATCGCCATTGGTGATGGTGTCAGTCTTGGAGGGGACCTGCAGTGGGCCAAAGCAGTCTTAGAATTGGCTAAAAAGGTTCATGCTTCTATTGGTGAATTTGAAATGGTGATTGCCACTGTCGTTGAAGAACTGGCTAGACCATGCAGGGAGAGAACTGCTGAtttcatgcaatggatgcactgtcTGGCGGTGACAGGTCTTCTTCTAGAGAATACTTCAACCTTACGAAGCCTGGAAGGCACGGCAATCAGACCATCTGAAGTGCTTCAGTCATTGTTGCTTCCTGCA GCAAAGCAGAAACATGTTGACATACAGAGGGCTGCTTTAAGATGCCTTTGTCTTTTTGGCTTGTTAGAGAACAAACCAAGTACAGAGTTGGTGAAGCAGTTGCGTTTATCATTCATCAATGGGCCTGACTTGGTTAGTGCCATGGCATCCAAGGCCTTGATTGACCTTGTGTCTTGGCATGGTCCACAAGAATTAGATCAAGCCATTGGAACTGAACCATCTGATGCTAATTATGAGAAGACTCAGTTTGCTCCCGTGGACATCTCTGATTTGAATGATGATGATCTAAACGTTGGAGTTCTTAGTATTCTGTTTTCTGGATTTCATAAAGATGACTGGGAGTTCAGCCCAGAGGGTGATAACCATGATAATGTCCTGACCATTCTTGGTGAAGGTTTTGCAAAAATTCTTCTTTTGAGTGAGAACTATCCAAGCATATCCGCAGACTTGCATCCTGTTATACTAGCTCAACTTGTAAGATTATATTTCCTGGAGGAATCTAAAGAACTCGGAAG ATTGAAACAGTGTCTGTCTGTCTTCTTTCTCCATTATCCATCCCTTTCAGAGAAGCACAAG AGATGTGTCTCAAGTGCATTTGTACCACTCATGAGAGCCATGTGGCCAGGTATCCATGGTAATGCTGGGGGTAGTGGACCTGTTGTTTCGAAAAAGCGTAAACAGGCAGTCCAGGCTGCCCGTTTTATGGTTCAAATGGTACAAAGTCCATTGTTTTCAACGGAAACAGCAGAGCAAGCTTGTATGAGTCCCGAAAGCCTTTCCAGTTCACCAGGTCCGTTTGTCAATTATGACATCAGTGAGGAAGGGCTTGCCATCCGTATTGCAGTGGAG GTAGGAAATAGCCAAGACAAGAAGAGCGCGCCTGTGAAAGCATATGCCTTGGCTTTGTGCAAGGTTGCCGTGCTTCTAAGATTCCGGCAATCAGAACAGAAGGCCATCAAGTGCATGAGAGGACTGGTGAACACATTGGCTGCTTCAGCGGCTTCTGACAAGGACCTTATGAAGGAGCTCGCTCAAATGGCATCAAGGCTCAAGTCACTTGATGAGTCCCCGGAGGAAGAACTGCCACAAGATCAAGCCGATGCCATATTCG AGCAACTAGGATTGGCTGGTGGTGTCAAGCTTGACGCCGCCAATACAGTGGTGCCACCAACGCCAGCACCTCCTCGGTCAGTCCGGGCTCCTCCAGCCAGGAGAAGAGCAAGGCGGGCGGCATCGTCTAGCGATGACAGCGAAGCGGAAGCCGAAGCAGAGAGCTTGGATGTAACATCGGTGAGCCAGGTCTCGGCCACTCCCAGCGTGGCCACGGCACGCGCTCAGAGAGCAAGCAAGACTGCGGCCCTGAGCAAgttcaagtcttctgtgaagccttCTCTGGAGGCTGCTTCTGACAGTGAACAAGACGAGATGTCCGGACTGACAACTGATGAGGATCCGTCCGATGATTCCGACGACCCCGACGAGGAGTCGTCTTAA